Proteins from one Bos indicus x Bos taurus breed Angus x Brahman F1 hybrid chromosome 19, Bos_hybrid_MaternalHap_v2.0, whole genome shotgun sequence genomic window:
- the FZD2 gene encoding frizzled-2, whose protein sequence is MRPRSALPRLLLPLLLLPAAGPAQFHGEKGISIPDHGFCQPISIPLCTDIAYNQTIMPNLLGHTNQEDAGLEVHQFYPLVKVQCSPELRFFLCSMYAPVCTVLEQAIPPCRSICERARQGCEALMNKFGFQWPERLRCEHFPRHGAEQICVGQNHSEDGAPALLTTAPPPGLQPGAGGTPGGPGGGGSPPRYATLEHPFHCPRVLKVPSYLSYKFLGERDCAAPCEPARPDGSMFFSQEETRFARLWILTWSVLCCASTFFTVTTYLVDMQRFRYPERPIIFLSGCYTMVSVAYIAGFVLQERVVCNERFSEDGYRTVVQGTKKEGCTILFMMLYFFSMASSIWWVILSLTWFLAAGMKWGHEAIEANSQYFHLAAWAVPAVKTITILAMGQIDGDLLSGVCFVGLNSLDPLRGFVLAPLFVYLFIGTSFLLAGFVSLFRIRTIMKHDGTKTEKLERLMVRIGVFSVLYTVPATIVIACYFYEQAFREHWERSWVSQHCKSLAIPCPAHYTPRMSPDFTVYMIKYLMTLIVGITSGFWIWSGKTLHSWRKFYTRLTNSRHGETTV, encoded by the coding sequence ATGCGGCCCCGCAGCGCCCTGCCCCGCctgttgctgccgctgctgctactgCCCGCCGCCGGGCCGGCCCAATTCCACGGAGAGAAGGGCATATCCATCCCGGACCACGGCTTCTGCCAGCCCATCTCCATCCCGTTGTGCACGGACATCGCCTACAACCAGACCATCATGCCCAACCTTCTGGGCCACACGAACCAAGAGGACGCCGGACTGGAGGTGCACCAGTTCTACCCGTTGGTAAAGGTGCAGTGCTCGCCCGAACTGCGCTTCTTCCTGTGCTCGATGTACGCACCCGTGTGCACCGTGCTGGAGCAGGCCATCCCGCCGTGCCGCTCCATCTGCGAGCGCGCGCGCCAGGGCTGCGAGGCGCTCATGAACAAGTTCGGTTTCCAGTGGCCGGAGCGCCTGCGCTGCGAGCACTTCCCTCGCCACGGCGCGGAGCAGATCTGCGTGGGCCAGAACCACTCGGAGGACGGCGCGCCAGCGCTTCTTACCACCGCGCCGCCGCCCGGCCTGCAGCCGGGTGCGGGGGGCACCCCGGGCGGCCCGGGTGGCGGCGGCTCGCCCCCGCGCTATGCCACGCTGGAGCACCCGTTCCACTGTCCGCGCGTCCTCAAGGTGCCGTCCTATCTCAGCTACAAGTTCCTGGGCGAGCGCGACTGCGCGGCTCCCTGCGAGCCGGCGCGGCCGGATGGCTCCATGTTCTTCTCACAGGAGGAGACGCGCTTTGCGCGCCTCTGGATCCTCACCTGGTCCGTGCTGTGCTGCGCCTCCACCTTCTTCACCGTCACCACGTACCTGGTGGACATGCAGCGCTTCCGCTACCCCGAGCGGCCCATCATCTTTCTGTCCGGCTGCTACACTATGGTGTCGGTGGCCTACATCGCGGGCTTCGTGCTCCAGGAGCGCGTGGTGTGTAACGAGCGCTTCTCCGAGGACGGCTACCGCACGGTGGTGCAGGGCACCAAGAAGGAGGGCTGTACCATCCTCTTCATGATGCTCTACTTCTTCAGCATGGCCAGTTCCATCTGGTGGGTCATCTTGTCGCTCACCTGGTTCCTGGCGGCCGGCATGAAGTGGGGCCACGAGGCCATCGAGGCCAACTCGCAGTACTTTCACCTGGCCGCGTGGGCCGTGCCCGCCGTCAAGACTATCACGATCCTGGCTATGGGCCAGATCGACGGCGACCTGCTGAGCGGCGTGTGCTTCGTGGGCCTCAATAGCCTGGACCCGTTGCGGGGCTTCGTGCTGGCGCCGCTCTTCGTGTACCTGTTCATAGGCACGTCCTTCCTCCTGGCCGGCTTCGTGTCCCTCTTCCGCATCCGTACCATCATGAAACACGACGGTACTAAGACGGAGAAGCTGGAGCGGCTGATGGTGCGCATCGGCGTCTTCTCGGTGCTCTACACGGTGCCCGCCACCATCGTCATCGCCTGCTACTTCTACGAGCAGGCCTTCCGAGAGCACTGGGAGCGCTCGTGGGTGAGCCAGCACTGCAAGAGCCTGGCCATCCCGTGCCCGGCGCACTACACGCCGCGCATGTCTCCCGACTTCACCGTCTACATGATCAAATACCTCATGACGCTCATCGTGGGCATCACGTCGGGCTTCTGGATCTGGTCCGGCAAGACGCTGCACTCGTGGAGGAAGTTCTACACCCGTCTCACCAACAGCCGGCACGGCGAGACCACCGTGTGA